In Geotalea uraniireducens, the genomic window CAGCCAAGGGAGTTAGCGGGGTACCTACCCGCGAGATCGCGCGCGCAGCTCAGGTCTCCGAGGTCACTCTGTTCCGGTATTTTCCCACCAAAGATCAGCTTCTTGAAGCCGTTATTGATCATTTCTCTCTGCCCAGCATAAAGGACCTAATACCGCCCCAGGGGTATCTCCCGTACGATGAGGGCCTGGCACGACTCGCCGACCAGTTGTTGGTAACACTCGACAGCATACGGGACTGGATCAGAATCCTTCATGGTGAACTACTCCGTTCCCCTGGTGAGCTGTATCGCATCTATCACTCCTTTCTCGACAACCTGTTCGAGGTGCTTGCCTCCTATTTCCGGGAGCTGCAGGGGCGCGGGGGGCTGCGGGACGTCGACCCGGAGATGGCGGCGCGGGTGTTCCACGGGATTTTCTACTGCTTCTTCACCGTCGAAGAACTGCTCGAAGGGAAGCGGATTCGGACGATCGACCGGGAACGGGCGATCCGTTCCTTCGTCGATATTTTTGCCAACGGTACGGTGTCCGGACCTTCAGCGGCAGTTGCCGGAGAGCGCTGAAGCCCGGCCACGGTTTTTTTAACGCACGAATGGGGGAGGTGAGCTGGCTCGGCCGGCCAGAGGCCGGCAATGTAAGTGTTTTGTTCATTTTGCGAAAGGAGGTCCACTGAATGGGAATGAAAGGGTTAACAGGGGTTCTTCTGCTGGGAACGCTCCTGGCGGCGCCGGCGGCGTGGTCGGCGGAGATCCACGGCAGAAGCTCGACCCAGCTCCTGTGGTTCAACAACGATTACACCAATAATCGTCGTGAAACGGACCTGGCGGAGTACCTGCGGTTGTCGGTGACGAACCTCGACAAGGCGGGGAAGGCATCCATCTACGGTTACGGACGGATGACGCAGGACCTGGACAACGGGAACGGGTTCAACAGCAGGCTGTACTACCTCTACGGCGAATATCGCGACCTGTTCGACAAGGTCGACTTCCGGCTGGGGCGGCAGTTCGTCAACGAAGAAGCCGGGACGGCAATCGTCGACGGTGCCCAGGTGACGTTGAAGAACGTCGGGCCGGTCGCCTTCTCGGCGTTCGGCGGTCGGAACGTGATCTTCGATCTGGACAACGAAGGGGGGCACGGCGGGAACCTGGCGCTGGGCGTTTCGGCCTATCTGCAGGGGTTCAAGGCGACGGACTTCGAGTTCAGCTGGTTCCGGAAGTGGGACGACTGGGATATCGCCCAGGATATGCTGGGGGCGACGTTCAAGCAGTACCTGTTCAACAACATCAAGATTTACGGTAACGGGCGGTACGATCTGACCGCCGAGACGTTCAACGAGTTGCTGGGAGGGATCAAGTACTTCCCGCTGGCGAACCTGATCTTCACCGGTGAATATTACCAGAGCTATCCGACCTTCGACAGCACCTCGATCTACTCGGTGTTTGCCGTGGACCGGTATCGTGAAGCGGCCTTCCGGGTCGACTACACGATCAACGAGATGATCACCCTGAACGGCGGCTACACGGCGCAGTTCTTCCAGGAGGGTGGCAAGGGCCACATCTACCACCTGGGGTGCATCCTGCGGCCGATCGACCCGCTGCAGCTGAATGTCGAGTACGACAACAACCAGGGTTACAACGGCAGCACCAACGGGATCATCGTCGACGCCTACTACGACCTGACCAAGGCGTTGCAGGTTTCGGGTGGGATCGCCTACGACGTCTACCAGCGGGACTCGCTGCTGCAGGACGAAATCGCCCGGACCTACTGGCTGGGTGGGAAGTACAAGCTGAACAAGAGCATGACCGCGTCGCTGCGGGTAGAGAACACGGTGACCGATCAGTTCTCGAGCAACGTCCAAGGACGCTTCGTCTTTGACTACGACTTTTAGAAAGGGGGGAAATCTGTGAAGAAATGGTTCCTAGCAACACTGCTGATAACCGTGACAACCTTCTCCGTACAGATGGCCCTTGCCGAGAAAATGTCCCACAAGGAGTACGCCACAACGGCGATCAGTGACTGCAACAGCTGTCACAAGAGCGAAGGTGTGGCGCCGAATCACGAAGGGGACTGGGTCCGGGGGCACCGGGTGCTGGCGAGCAAGGCGGGGAGCAACTGCTCCCAGTGCCATGACCAGTCGTTCTGCCTGGACTGCCATTCCGGCGGGGGTATCGACCGTGACCTGAGCACGCGGAACTACCACAACGACTACGTACCGAAGAGCCACCGGAGCAACTTTTTGAGCCTGCATCCGGTGAAGGCGCTGGACAACCCGCAGAGCTGCAACCGGTGCCATGACGCATCGTACTGCTCGGAGTGCCACAGCCGGTTCCCGAAAGGGTCGTTGCGGATCAAATCGCACCTGATGCTCGGCCCGAACCACCAGAAGTACGCGCCGGCGTTGTTCGAACATGCGACGGAAGCGCGGCGTAACCTGCAGTCGTGCCAGGCGTGCCATCCCGATGGCGACGTCTGCGTGCAGTGCCACAGTGCGAAGCTGGGCGGGACCAATCCCCATCCGCGGAACTGGGGGAGCATCAGCGACAACTATCGTGATCGGGCGGGGAGCAAGGTCTGTACGAAGTGCCACCTGCCGGGTACCTATTAGCAAGCACACACCAACCAAGGAGGAAACAGCATGAGGAGAACAACATCAAAGTATGCAGCGCTGCTGGCCGCGTTCGTCATGACGGCAGCACTCGCTGGCTGCGGCTCCGGCAACAAGGAAGGGTCCACCAGCGGGAGCAATATTGTCGGCGGTGTCGCCAAGGTTGACGAGTCCGCCTGCGCCCAATGCCACAGTACAGCCATCGACCCAGTCGCCGGGACGAACATTTATCAGGCGTACCTGGCATCCAGCCACTACACGAACAACTTCCACTTCGTAGGCTGCCAGGACTGCCACGGCGGTGGTGCCCAGCACAATGGCGTTGGACCATTACCATATCCAAACCCTGACACGGCTGGCAAATGCTTTGACTGTCACGATGGCCATTTGTCAAGAAATCACTTCAGTAATTATTCAGCTGCCTATGTCAGCAGCAATTATCAAAAGTCATGTACCAGCTGCCATGACCCACACTTGGGTAACAATGGTATTTTTGACGGTACCGCCAGTACAGTAACTATGGCAAACTCCAATGTGTTGCTGACAGCCGGTACTGCAAAACCAACCGAACATAAGGATTGGGCTGAATCAGGGCATGGTGATGTTCACTCTGTCGCTTGGAACGCCTACGATTTCAAGAATTATAAGGCCGGGCAGAGCTATACATGCATTCGCTGCCATACTTCAACTGGATACATCAACTATGTTGAGGGAAGCTATTCCAACCCATTCCCGACAACCACTTGGGCAAAACCAGGAGATACAACGAAAGAGGTCGTGACGTGCAAAGCCTGCCATACCGATTATAATTTCAAAAACCGCATACGACAGGCACCACAATACACTGCGCACTACGGATTCTCCAGTGAGCAGGCTAGTGTAACATATCCTGATGTTTCAACATCTAACTTGTGCATGCCTTGCCATACCGGCATGATCAATGAGGCCAGTATTGATACCGTCAGTGACTTCACTAACGCTTCTTTTGCGACAATAAATCCACATTACTTGGCAGCCGCTGGAGTACTTTTCTACAAAGTTGGCTTCAGGTTCTACCCCAGTACAGATACAACTCACCCGTACGATACAATTTATGGCCCGACAAGCCATTTCGCTCACGACAAAGTAGGCGTGGATAATTATGCATTCCCTGGTTTTGGATCACCTACTGGTACAAATGGCCCTTGCGTCTCCTGCCACATGAATAATGGAACGCATACGCTCGATTACAGGCAGGGATACACTGACCCTAACGGCATTTGTACCAAATGCCACGTCCCTTCCGCTGGACATGCAATGACTGATGCTATCATCGAAGAGGAAAAAAGTGGGTTTATTAGCTCACTTGCGCTCCTTCAGAGCGCCTTGGCTCAAAAAGGGATGACATACACCGATCATTATCCCTATTTTGCAACAACAAATTGGACAACTGTTGGACCAACAGGAGGGACAGGAAAACAAAACATGGGGGCAGCTTTCAACTTTAGTCTGTTAAAGCATGAGCCTGGGGCATTTGCTCACAACAGAACCTATGCCAAGAGATTGATTTACGATTCTCTTGATTACCTGCAAAACGGAGTGTTAACAGGAACTGTAAATTTTACGTCATATTCCAGTGCCACGGTTCCAGTCTCAGGTGCCCGAAATTACTTAGGGACAACCAGACCATAGCATCCTTAAATTCCTGGCCTGACTATGCCCCGTTTCGCAAGAGGCGGGGCA contains:
- a CDS encoding cytochrome C; this translates as MKKWFLATLLITVTTFSVQMALAEKMSHKEYATTAISDCNSCHKSEGVAPNHEGDWVRGHRVLASKAGSNCSQCHDQSFCLDCHSGGGIDRDLSTRNYHNDYVPKSHRSNFLSLHPVKALDNPQSCNRCHDASYCSECHSRFPKGSLRIKSHLMLGPNHQKYAPALFEHATEARRNLQSCQACHPDGDVCVQCHSAKLGGTNPHPRNWGSISDNYRDRAGSKVCTKCHLPGTY
- a CDS encoding TetR/AcrR family transcriptional regulator C-terminal domain-containing protein; the protein is MVTLDSIRDWIRILHGELLRSPGELYRIYHSFLDNLFEVLASYFRELQGRGGLRDVDPEMAARVFHGIFYCFFTVEELLEGKRIRTIDRERAIRSFVDIFANGTVSGPSAAVAGER